A window from Citrus sinensis cultivar Valencia sweet orange chromosome 3, DVS_A1.0, whole genome shotgun sequence encodes these proteins:
- the LOC102630204 gene encoding probable xyloglucan endotransglucosylase/hydrolase protein 28: protein MAASFKELILCLFFMTSVVLFIPAYSLSKKFTTSYFDEAFSRLYGDQNLIVLKEGKSVRISLDEHTGCGFKSRSTYQYAFFSTSVKLPAANYTAGVVVTFYTSNGDVYKDSHDELDFEFLGHANNGSWVLQTNLYGNGSIGRGREERYSLPFDPSENFHNYSILWTEKTTVFYVDYVPIRVTQKVEAMAGDYPSKPMSLYATIWNGSDWATGGGKYKVDYTYAPFVSQYSNFVLQACSNSDCDDSLTTEERNKMKEFRSKYVTYSYCVDSKRYPIPLPECKNDSF, encoded by the coding sequence ATGGCTGCTTCTTTTAAAGAGTTGATTTTGTGTCTGTTTTTCATGACATCAGTAGTACTGTTCATTCCCGCTTattctctttcaaaaaaattcacaaCCTCATACTTCGATGAAGCGTTTTCGAGGCTTTATGGAGATCAAAACTTGATCGTCCTCAAAGAAGGCAAGTCAGTCCGAATCTCACTCGATGAACACACCGGCTGTGGCTTCAAATCCAGAAGCACCTATCAATACGCATTCTTCAGTACTTCCGTTAAACTACCTGCGGCTAATTACACAGCAGGAGTTGTTGTCACGTTTTACACCTCAAACGGTGACGTTTACAAGGATTCTCACGACGAACTTGATTTCGAGTTCTTGGGACATGCTAACAATGGTAGTTGGGTGCTGCAAACAAATCTCTATGGCAATGGAAGCATTGGGAGAGGCCGTGAAGAGAGGTATAGTCTTCCCTTTGACCCATCGGAAAATTTCCATAATTATAGTATTCTTTGGACCGAAAAAACGACGGTGTTTTATGTGGATTATGTACCCATTCGAGTGACACAAAAAGTTGAAGCCATGGCAGGGGACTATCCATCTAAGCCTATGTCTTTGTACGCCACAATATGGAACGGGTCTGATTGGGCAACGGGTGGAGGCAAATACAAAGTTGATTACACATATGCCCCTTTTGTTTCTCAGTATTCCAATTTTGTCCTCCAAGCGTGCTCAAACTCAGACTGTGATGACAGTTTAACCACAGAGGAAAGGAACAAGATGAAGGAATTTCGGAGCAAGTACGTGACTTACTCTTATTGCGTGGACAGTAAGAGATATCCAATTCCTCTACCCGAGTGCAAGAAcgattcattttaa
- the LOC102614790 gene encoding auxin-responsive protein SAUR32, whose protein sequence is MGSGEKNLRHFHLHLPHLHHHGKKQVIRDVPKGCLAIKVGQGEEQQRVVVPVIYFNHPLFMQLLKEAEEEYGFDQKGTITIPCHVEEFRYVQGMIDRENSLHHHHHVGCFRV, encoded by the coding sequence atggGCAGCGGAGAGAAGAATCTAAGGCACTTTCATTTGCACTTgcctcatcttcatcatcatggGAAGAAACAAGTGATAAGAGATGTTCCAAAGGGGTGTTTGGCGATTAAGGTGGGCCAGGGAGAGGAGCAGCAGCGAGTTGTGGTGCCAGTGATATATTTCAATCATCCATTGTTCATGCAACTGCTGAAGGAGGCCGAAGAGGAGTATGGATTTGATCAGAAGGGCACAATCACAATTCCTTGCCATGTTGAGGAGTTTAGGTACGTTCAAGGCATGATTGATAGGGAAAACTCCcttcatcaccatcatcatgtTGGCTGTTTTAGggtttga